One genomic segment of Pandoraea sputorum includes these proteins:
- a CDS encoding porin gives MKKSLLALGVLGAFAGAAHAQSSVTLYGIIDAGLQYVSKTGGNLAGTGQTNHNFQFANGNLQGSRWGLKGAEDLGGGLKAIFVLENGFNLGSGTLGQNGRMFGRQAYVGLSSATAGTFTIGRQYDSVVDFVGPYASGSQWSTFAGAHPFDNDNLNNSFRVNNSVKYTTVNYNGFSAGGMYGFSNSANNGSTGTGFANNRAYSFGLGYANGPVSFGAGYLMLSAPAANSTGVINNGGDATTPMTLGGLVASDKAWIASAGGSYAFGPATLGLVYAHSVYQYVGGGSWKFDNAELNAKYMLTPALQLGASYTYTWSTLNLTGSSVSPKYHQVNLGVDYFLSKRTDTYLVGLWQHANNDAPGGASLNGLGFSNSTNQFAVTAGIRHKF, from the coding sequence ATGAAAAAGTCGCTTCTCGCTCTGGGTGTGCTCGGCGCATTCGCTGGCGCTGCTCACGCTCAAAGCAGCGTGACCCTGTACGGTATCATCGACGCTGGCCTGCAATACGTCAGCAAGACTGGTGGCAACCTGGCTGGCACGGGTCAGACCAACCACAACTTCCAGTTCGCTAACGGCAACCTGCAAGGTTCGCGTTGGGGCCTGAAGGGTGCTGAGGACCTCGGCGGCGGCCTGAAGGCGATCTTCGTCTTGGAAAACGGCTTCAACCTGGGTTCGGGCACGCTGGGCCAGAACGGCCGTATGTTCGGTCGTCAAGCCTACGTTGGTCTGAGCAGCGCAACGGCTGGTACGTTCACCATCGGTCGTCAGTACGACTCCGTGGTTGACTTCGTCGGCCCGTACGCTTCGGGTAGCCAATGGTCGACGTTCGCGGGCGCTCACCCGTTCGACAACGACAACCTGAACAACTCGTTCCGCGTCAACAACTCGGTCAAGTACACGACGGTCAACTACAACGGCTTCAGCGCCGGCGGTATGTATGGCTTCTCGAACTCGGCTAACAACGGTTCGACGGGTACGGGCTTCGCCAACAACCGTGCTTACTCGTTCGGTCTGGGCTACGCTAACGGCCCGGTGTCGTTCGGCGCAGGTTACTTGATGCTCAGCGCACCGGCTGCTAACTCGACCGGCGTGATCAACAACGGTGGCGATGCTACGACCCCGATGACGCTCGGCGGCCTGGTTGCCAGCGACAAGGCATGGATCGCATCGGCAGGCGGTTCGTACGCCTTCGGTCCGGCCACGCTGGGTCTGGTCTACGCACACAGCGTGTACCAATACGTTGGTGGCGGCAGCTGGAAGTTCGACAACGCCGAACTGAACGCCAAGTACATGCTGACCCCGGCACTGCAACTGGGCGCATCGTACACGTACACGTGGTCGACGCTTAACCTGACGGGCAGCAGCGTGTCGCCGAAGTACCACCAAGTCAACCTGGGCGTCGACTACTTCCTGTCGAAGCGCACGGACACGTACCTGGTTGGTCTGTGGCAACACGCCAACAACGACGCTCCTGGCGGCGCATCGTTGAACGGCCTGGGCTTCTCGAACAGCACGAACCAATTCGCTGTTACGGCCGGTATCCGTCACAAGTTCTAA
- the ftsL gene encoding cell division protein FtsL, which yields MSRLNILLLAVLIGCALSLINAQYRARGTFVELNREQALEHQLLQDWDRLQYEQSAQSKSARIESVARSDLKMQAVSPGRTQYLSAPAGSMGAMVDVPVPTASAASAPASGGKR from the coding sequence ATGAGCCGGCTCAATATCCTCCTGCTCGCCGTGCTGATCGGCTGCGCCCTTTCCCTGATCAACGCGCAATATCGTGCGCGCGGCACGTTCGTCGAACTGAACCGCGAGCAGGCGCTCGAGCATCAATTGCTGCAGGACTGGGATCGTCTCCAATACGAGCAGAGCGCGCAGAGCAAGAGCGCCCGTATCGAGAGCGTCGCGCGCAGCGACCTGAAGATGCAGGCCGTCTCGCCCGGCCGCACGCAATATCTCTCCGCGCCCGCCGGCAGCATGGGCGCGATGGTGGATGTGCCGGTGCCGACCGCGAGCGCCGCGTCCGCCCCTGCGAGCGGAGGCAAACGATGA
- the rsmH gene encoding 16S rRNA (cytosine(1402)-N(4))-methyltransferase RsmH, whose translation MAHAVETVMQHRTVLLEEAVDALLWRDDGVYVDGTFGRGGHSRRLLERLGAQGRLIAFDKDPQAIAEAAKIADPRFSIEHESFATLREALARRGIDKVSGVLLDLGVSSPQIDDPARGFSFRADGPLDMRMDPTRGESAADWLARATLEEMTEVIKDYGEERFAFQIAKALVARRADADRLGPLVSTRELAAIVAGAVKTREKGKDPATRTFQALRIHVNQELADLQIALDVAADVLETGGRLVAISFHSLEDRIVKRFMQARSSAPAVDRRVPLRAHEIPEPPFKASRKIKPSAAEVEANARSRSAIMRVMERVST comes from the coding sequence ATGGCGCACGCGGTGGAAACGGTAATGCAGCACCGCACGGTCCTGCTAGAGGAGGCCGTGGATGCCTTGCTGTGGCGCGACGATGGCGTTTACGTCGACGGCACATTCGGCCGCGGCGGGCACAGTCGCAGGCTGCTCGAGCGGCTGGGTGCCCAGGGGAGACTGATCGCATTCGACAAGGATCCCCAAGCGATCGCGGAGGCGGCAAAGATTGCCGATCCGCGATTTTCGATTGAGCACGAGAGCTTCGCGACGTTGCGCGAGGCGTTAGCCCGACGCGGTATCGACAAGGTGTCGGGCGTTTTGCTGGACCTGGGCGTGTCGTCGCCGCAAATCGACGACCCGGCGCGCGGGTTCAGTTTTCGGGCCGACGGTCCGCTCGATATGCGCATGGATCCCACGCGCGGCGAGTCGGCTGCCGATTGGCTGGCCCGGGCGACGCTGGAAGAAATGACGGAGGTCATCAAGGACTATGGGGAAGAACGGTTTGCTTTTCAGATTGCAAAGGCGCTTGTTGCTCGCCGGGCAGACGCCGACCGCCTCGGGCCTCTCGTCAGTACACGCGAGCTTGCCGCGATCGTGGCGGGCGCCGTCAAAACCCGTGAGAAGGGCAAGGACCCGGCAACACGTACCTTTCAGGCTTTACGGATTCACGTCAATCAAGAGCTTGCGGACTTGCAGATAGCACTGGATGTGGCGGCCGATGTCCTCGAAACGGGAGGCAGACTCGTGGCGATCAGCTTTCATTCACTGGAAGACCGGATCGTGAAGCGCTTCATGCAGGCTCGCTCTAGCGCGCCAGCGGTGGATCGCCGCGTGCCGCTGCGCGCTCACGAAATTCCCGAGCCGCCGTTCAAAGCCAGCCGCAAGATCAAGCCGTCCGCCGCCGAGGTGGAGGCGAACGCGCGTTCGCGCTCGGCGATCATGCGAGTCATGGAGCGGGTGTCGACATGA
- the coq7 gene encoding 2-polyprenyl-3-methyl-6-methoxy-1,4-benzoquinone monooxygenase, translating to MFSDSLISELDRGLRAIAGVTQASRPTPAAVQSDNNDAPVGDDALTSQERRHVAGLMRVNHVGEVCAQALYQAQKLATKRPELRSAFEHAGKEEEDHLAWTAHRLSELGSRPSLLNPLWYAGAFTIGFVAGKFGDKVSLGFMSETERQVEHHLDSHLNDLPAHDLRSRAIVDQMRLDEIEHGQAARDAGGIELPAPVQRVMRAAAKVMTTTAYYI from the coding sequence ATGTTCTCCGACAGTCTGATCTCCGAGCTTGACCGTGGTCTGCGTGCCATCGCAGGTGTCACGCAAGCGTCCCGTCCGACTCCCGCCGCAGTCCAATCCGACAATAACGATGCCCCCGTAGGCGACGACGCGTTGACATCCCAAGAGCGGCGTCACGTTGCCGGCCTCATGCGCGTGAATCACGTCGGTGAGGTTTGTGCGCAAGCGCTGTATCAGGCGCAGAAGCTGGCGACGAAGCGCCCGGAGTTGCGCTCGGCGTTCGAGCATGCGGGCAAGGAAGAAGAGGACCACCTCGCGTGGACGGCGCACCGTCTCTCGGAGCTCGGCTCGCGCCCCAGTCTGCTCAATCCGTTGTGGTACGCGGGCGCTTTTACCATCGGTTTCGTCGCCGGGAAGTTCGGCGACAAGGTGAGTCTCGGCTTCATGTCCGAGACTGAGCGTCAGGTCGAGCATCATCTGGATAGCCATCTCAATGACTTGCCAGCGCATGACCTGCGCTCGCGGGCCATCGTCGATCAGATGCGTCTGGACGAGATCGAACACGGGCAGGCCGCGCGTGACGCTGGCGGCATTGAGTTGCCTGCGCCGGTCCAGCGTGTCATGCGCGCGGCGGCAAAGGTCATGACGACGACGGCCTACTATATATAG
- a CDS encoding UDP-N-acetylmuramoyl-L-alanyl-D-glutamate--2,6-diaminopimelate ligase, with the protein MVADATDRAALAQAWDWLRRTVPAGATLHADSRRVTSGDVFVAYAVKGADSRGFIADAVERGAAAVLWQSDDFTWPASLTSLANVPQFGVARLDWLAGPLAALWYGEPSVGMTMFGVTGTNGKTSCSQWLAQLLSKTNVRSAVIGTLGSGFPGHLTVTGFTTPDAVQLQRSLDDLRAQGAAAVAMEVSSHGLYQGRVNGVAFDVAVFTNLTQDHLDYHGTMAEYEAAKTRLFDWPGLKAAVINRDDAMGQRLLTRLAGKTPVFEYGIHGAETSAHGNRVLRAEDIRATTAGTRFTLHIDDQSQQVTVPLIGEFNISNALAVLGAALASGVAQDAAIAGLATLAPVSGRMEQIGQPGQPLVVIDYAHTPDALDKTLAALRPVTQARGGKLVCVFGCGGDRDAGKRPQMGAVAERLADAIVLTSDNPRTEVPAEIMAQIAAGLAQPDAARRIEDRASAILQAVRGAQAADVVLIAGKGHESTQEIMGKKRPFSDQEHARLALAARATTVRGGGE; encoded by the coding sequence ATGGTCGCGGACGCCACCGATCGCGCCGCGCTCGCGCAGGCGTGGGACTGGCTGCGCCGCACGGTGCCCGCGGGTGCCACGTTGCATGCGGATAGCCGTCGCGTGACATCGGGTGACGTGTTCGTCGCCTACGCGGTGAAGGGCGCCGATAGCCGTGGCTTCATTGCCGACGCCGTCGAGCGCGGTGCTGCCGCAGTGCTCTGGCAGAGCGACGATTTCACCTGGCCAGCGTCGCTCACGTCGCTCGCTAACGTGCCGCAGTTTGGCGTGGCGCGCCTCGACTGGCTCGCGGGCCCGCTGGCGGCGCTGTGGTACGGCGAGCCGAGCGTCGGCATGACGATGTTCGGCGTGACGGGGACCAACGGCAAGACGTCGTGCAGCCAATGGCTGGCGCAATTGCTCTCGAAGACGAACGTGCGCAGTGCCGTGATCGGTACGCTGGGCAGCGGCTTCCCCGGTCATCTCACTGTGACGGGCTTCACCACACCCGACGCCGTCCAGTTGCAACGCAGCCTCGACGATCTGCGCGCACAAGGCGCTGCAGCGGTCGCGATGGAGGTGTCGTCGCACGGTTTGTATCAGGGCCGCGTGAACGGTGTGGCGTTCGACGTGGCGGTGTTCACCAACCTGACGCAGGATCACCTCGACTATCACGGCACGATGGCCGAGTACGAAGCGGCCAAGACGCGTCTGTTCGACTGGCCCGGACTGAAGGCTGCGGTCATCAATCGCGACGATGCGATGGGGCAGCGTTTGCTGACGCGTCTGGCGGGTAAGACACCGGTCTTTGAATACGGCATTCACGGTGCTGAGACGTCGGCGCACGGCAACCGCGTGCTGCGTGCGGAAGACATTCGCGCAACGACTGCGGGCACGCGCTTCACGCTGCATATCGATGATCAGAGCCAGCAAGTGACGGTGCCTCTGATCGGTGAGTTCAACATCAGCAACGCCCTTGCCGTGCTGGGCGCAGCACTGGCCTCTGGTGTCGCGCAAGATGCCGCCATCGCCGGACTCGCAACGCTCGCGCCGGTGTCCGGTCGCATGGAGCAGATCGGACAGCCGGGGCAGCCGTTGGTGGTGATCGATTACGCCCATACGCCCGACGCACTCGACAAAACACTGGCCGCCCTGCGGCCGGTCACGCAAGCACGCGGCGGCAAGCTCGTTTGCGTGTTCGGTTGCGGTGGCGATCGCGATGCGGGCAAGCGTCCGCAGATGGGGGCGGTCGCCGAGCGTCTGGCGGACGCCATCGTGCTCACGAGCGACAACCCGCGCACCGAAGTACCCGCCGAGATCATGGCGCAGATCGCCGCCGGTCTCGCGCAGCCGGACGCTGCACGTCGCATCGAAGACCGCGCAAGCGCGATTCTTCAGGCCGTGCGCGGCGCGCAGGCCGCGGACGTCGTGCTGATTGCGGGCAAGGGACACGAAAGCACACAGGAAATCATGGGCAAGAAGCGGCCGTTCTCCGATCAGGAACACGCGCGTCTGGCACTCGCCGCGCGTGCGACCACGGTGCGCGGAGGTGGCGAATGA
- a CDS encoding aminopeptidase: MANLLATLLRRTPRGAGLAVTIALAIGLTGCSQFGYYAQSINGHFTVLHEAQPVSDLLADPSIDPRLRTRLIEAEQIRSYAVSALGEPDNGSYRSYADLKRPYVVYNVFAAPALSLKLHESCLLVVGCVEYRGYYSRESAEAYAAELHRDGWETFVAGIPAYSTLGYFDDPLLNTFIYLPRAEVARMIFHELAHQILFVRGDTAFNESFAVTVETVGVRRWLAAHPDAAMEYDRYDAHRRQFRKLVDGYRKRLEAVYDSSETDAKKVANKDVLFDRMRADYDALKTSWGGYKGFDLWFATDLNNAKIGSFATYNQWVPAFMALLAQEHDDLPRFYAAVKAMSKRPEAERNATLAALDSTPAAAAARALLDAPMQAVR; encoded by the coding sequence ATGGCGAACTTGCTTGCGACGCTCTTGCGGCGGACACCCAGGGGCGCGGGACTCGCCGTGACGATAGCCCTTGCGATTGGGCTTACTGGCTGCTCGCAGTTCGGCTACTACGCGCAGTCGATCAACGGCCACTTCACGGTCTTGCACGAAGCGCAGCCAGTAAGTGATCTGCTGGCGGACCCGTCTATCGATCCGCGTTTGCGCACACGGCTGATCGAGGCAGAGCAAATTCGCAGCTACGCTGTCTCGGCACTCGGCGAACCGGATAACGGCAGCTATCGCAGCTATGCCGATCTCAAGCGGCCATACGTTGTGTACAACGTTTTCGCTGCCCCGGCTCTGTCCCTGAAGCTGCACGAGTCGTGCCTGTTGGTCGTCGGTTGCGTCGAGTACCGTGGTTATTACTCGCGTGAGTCCGCGGAAGCATATGCGGCCGAACTCCACCGGGATGGATGGGAGACTTTCGTCGCGGGAATCCCGGCCTATTCGACGCTAGGCTATTTCGACGATCCACTGCTCAACACCTTCATTTACCTCCCGCGGGCGGAAGTTGCGCGCATGATCTTCCACGAGCTCGCGCATCAGATTCTGTTCGTTCGGGGAGACACAGCGTTTAACGAGTCCTTCGCCGTGACAGTCGAGACGGTGGGTGTTCGGCGCTGGCTCGCCGCGCACCCCGACGCGGCGATGGAGTACGACCGCTACGATGCGCATCGTCGCCAGTTCCGCAAATTGGTTGATGGCTATCGCAAACGTCTCGAAGCCGTGTATGACAGCTCGGAAACGGACGCGAAAAAGGTGGCGAACAAGGACGTCCTGTTCGATCGCATGCGTGCGGATTACGACGCACTGAAGACGTCCTGGGGTGGCTACAAAGGCTTCGATCTGTGGTTTGCCACGGACCTGAACAACGCCAAGATCGGGTCGTTCGCGACCTATAACCAGTGGGTGCCAGCGTTTATGGCGCTGCTAGCGCAGGAGCACGACGACCTGCCGAGGTTCTATGCGGCGGTCAAAGCCATGTCAAAACGGCCGGAAGCTGAGCGAAATGCGACGCTCGCCGCATTGGACAGTACACCGGCGGCTGCCGCTGCCCGAGCGCTACTGGACGCGCCGATGCAGGCTGTGCGGTGA
- a CDS encoding MarR family winged helix-turn-helix transcriptional regulator has protein sequence MSLADSDSLDLETRAHDREHDALRLWLRLLTCANLIETDIRSRLRQEFDCTLPRFDLLAQLDRHPEGLKMGELSKRMMVTGGNVTGITDQLEKEGWVTRETVVNDRRAFLIKLTARGKKAFSNMARAHEQWIEQRLGALPEDQRQQLYLLLGDLKSVIS, from the coding sequence ATGAGCCTCGCCGACTCCGATTCTCTCGATCTCGAAACGCGAGCCCACGATCGCGAGCACGACGCGCTGCGACTTTGGCTGCGGCTACTCACTTGTGCCAACCTGATCGAGACGGACATCCGCTCACGCCTGCGTCAGGAGTTTGACTGCACGCTTCCGCGCTTCGATTTGCTTGCGCAACTCGATCGCCACCCGGAAGGATTGAAGATGGGGGAGCTCAGTAAGCGGATGATGGTGACTGGCGGAAACGTAACCGGCATCACCGATCAGTTGGAGAAAGAAGGCTGGGTGACGCGCGAGACCGTCGTCAACGACCGCCGCGCGTTTCTGATCAAACTGACGGCGCGCGGAAAGAAGGCGTTTTCCAATATGGCCCGCGCTCACGAGCAATGGATCGAGCAACGCCTTGGCGCGTTGCCGGAAGATCAGCGGCAGCAACTTTATCTGCTGCTGGGGGATTTGAAGTCGGTCATTTCTTAG
- the mraZ gene encoding division/cell wall cluster transcriptional repressor MraZ — MFQGASALSLDAKGRMSIPARHRDVLQGDAEGKVTITKHPDGCLLLFPRPEWEIFRGKIAALPMDAHWWRRIFLGNAADVEMDSAGRVLVAPELRAAAGMDKEVMLLGMGSHFELWDAATYAAKEQAAMAQGMPEALKNFTF; from the coding sequence GTGTTTCAGGGAGCCTCGGCACTTTCACTGGATGCAAAGGGACGGATGTCGATTCCGGCCCGGCACCGTGACGTGCTTCAGGGCGACGCTGAAGGCAAGGTGACGATCACCAAGCACCCGGATGGATGTCTGCTGCTATTCCCGCGTCCCGAATGGGAGATCTTCCGCGGCAAGATCGCCGCACTGCCGATGGACGCGCACTGGTGGCGACGCATCTTCCTGGGCAACGCAGCCGACGTCGAGATGGATTCGGCGGGCCGTGTCCTGGTGGCGCCCGAATTGCGCGCCGCCGCGGGCATGGACAAGGAAGTCATGCTGCTGGGCATGGGCAGTCATTTCGAACTCTGGGATGCCGCGACGTATGCCGCCAAGGAACAGGCGGCGATGGCGCAGGGTATGCCGGAAGCACTGAAGAACTTCACTTTTTGA
- a CDS encoding UDP-N-acetylmuramoyl-tripeptide--D-alanyl-D-alanine ligase, protein MTPTMHAIMWQLSDAQAAVTDSRVTGAPSTAFARIVTDSRSVQPGDLFVALKGERFDAHDFLSDVARAGAAAVVATHVPDGFETPALIVPDTRIALGELAAAWRRRFAIPVVAVTGSNGKTTVKEMISAIFAEAAGADARLATAGNFNNDIGLPLTLFRLKDGDKLAVLELGMNHPGETAYLAKIAQPTVAVINNAQREHQEFMVNVAAVAEEHSAVLAALPDDGVAVFPAESEFAPMWREVAGKRRVLDFALDARAAVSGRYDVATRVLRVASPAGEFSLTLPLLGEHNARNALAAIACALGAHVDIGSIVRALEAFSAVKGRLQVSTLSKGPLAGVTLIDDTYNANPDSVLAAIDVLAQTPAPRVLVLGDMGEVGDNGPAFHREVGEYAAQRGIDRLLALGEQTQASVVAFGDGGEHFSDVNDVAPLVATLNATLSAPATVLVKGSRFMRMERVLEQLRATSESGGGNAPAK, encoded by the coding sequence ATGACGCCGACGATGCACGCCATCATGTGGCAACTGAGCGACGCACAGGCCGCCGTGACGGATTCGCGCGTGACTGGCGCGCCGTCGACGGCGTTTGCCCGCATCGTGACGGATAGCCGTTCGGTGCAGCCGGGCGATCTGTTCGTGGCGCTCAAGGGCGAGCGTTTCGATGCACACGATTTTCTGTCCGATGTGGCGCGCGCAGGCGCAGCCGCTGTGGTCGCGACCCACGTGCCGGACGGTTTCGAGACGCCAGCGCTGATCGTGCCCGACACGCGCATCGCGCTGGGCGAACTGGCCGCCGCATGGCGTCGCCGCTTCGCGATTCCGGTCGTCGCGGTCACGGGTAGCAATGGCAAGACGACCGTCAAGGAAATGATCTCGGCGATTTTTGCCGAGGCGGCGGGCGCGGACGCACGTCTGGCGACGGCCGGGAACTTCAATAACGACATCGGCCTGCCGCTCACGCTGTTCCGTCTGAAAGACGGCGACAAACTCGCGGTGCTCGAACTCGGCATGAATCATCCGGGTGAGACCGCGTATCTGGCGAAGATCGCGCAGCCAACGGTGGCCGTCATCAACAACGCGCAACGCGAGCATCAGGAATTCATGGTGAACGTGGCCGCCGTGGCCGAAGAACATTCGGCTGTGCTGGCGGCGCTGCCTGACGACGGCGTGGCCGTCTTCCCGGCAGAGAGCGAATTCGCACCGATGTGGCGCGAGGTGGCAGGCAAGCGTCGCGTGCTGGACTTCGCGCTGGATGCGCGTGCGGCAGTGTCGGGGCGGTACGACGTAGCGACGCGTGTGTTGCGCGTGGCGTCACCTGCCGGCGAGTTTTCGCTCACGCTGCCGCTACTCGGCGAGCACAACGCACGCAACGCGTTGGCCGCAATCGCCTGCGCTCTGGGTGCGCACGTGGACATCGGTTCGATCGTGCGGGCACTCGAAGCGTTCTCTGCCGTCAAAGGCCGACTTCAGGTGTCCACGCTGTCGAAGGGACCGCTCGCGGGTGTCACGCTGATCGACGACACCTATAATGCGAACCCCGATTCCGTATTGGCCGCAATCGACGTACTTGCGCAGACGCCCGCACCGCGTGTTCTGGTGCTTGGCGATATGGGCGAGGTCGGCGACAACGGTCCCGCATTCCACCGCGAAGTGGGCGAATACGCCGCACAGCGCGGTATCGATCGCCTGCTGGCGTTGGGTGAGCAGACGCAGGCCAGCGTTGTCGCGTTCGGCGACGGTGGCGAACATTTTTCGGATGTGAACGACGTGGCGCCGCTCGTAGCGACGCTGAACGCCACGTTGAGTGCGCCGGCGACGGTGCTGGTGAAGGGAAGCCGCTTTATGCGGATGGAGCGCGTGCTCGAACAGTTGCGCGCGACGAGTGAAAGCGGGGGCGGCAACGCCCCGGCCAAGTGA
- a CDS encoding peptidoglycan D,D-transpeptidase FtsI family protein: protein MIRRKDAKAKTKDVQFSASPVLSVRLPMWRSKMLVFVIFGAFASLVARAFWIQGPGNAFYQRQGESRYERTLEMSATRGKVFDRNGQVLATSLPVKAIWAIPEDVPDDVSTQQVRQLSKLLEMSESDLRRKFNQEKSFVYVKRQVLPDVAKQVADLDIPGVYQRKEYKRFYPEGEIAAHVVGFTNVEDIGQEGVELSMQKDLAATPGSRRVIKDRLGRVVEDIDILAQPRDGHDITLSIDSKIQFLAYSELKDAMERTGAKAASAVVLDVRTGEVLALANLPTYNPNNRTNLTGAQLRNRVITDTFEPGSIMKPITIAAAMENGYVKPTSTVMTTGRANFFGANITDTHDYGLLTVAGVIQKSSNIGTAKIALQMKPQEMWDMFTSVGLGQAPKLGFPGAVAGRLRPAKSWRPIEQATMGYGYGLSASLIQLARAYTVFAHDGELLPISIYKTDGSVVKGTQVISPATAREVRKMLEMVTSPGGTATRAQVIGYRVGGKTGTAYKQSGKGYDKSKYRASFVGMAPMSEPRIIVAVTLDEPGRGSHYGGVAAGPAFASIVGGTLRALNVVPDSPVTKLVVSDKVEESEPWAP, encoded by the coding sequence ATGATTCGCCGCAAAGACGCCAAGGCCAAGACCAAGGATGTGCAGTTCTCTGCCAGCCCGGTCCTGTCCGTGCGTCTGCCGATGTGGCGCTCGAAGATGCTCGTCTTCGTGATCTTCGGCGCGTTCGCGTCGCTGGTTGCGCGTGCCTTCTGGATTCAGGGGCCGGGCAACGCCTTCTATCAACGTCAGGGCGAGAGCCGTTACGAACGCACACTGGAGATGTCCGCCACGCGCGGCAAAGTGTTCGACCGTAACGGACAGGTGCTTGCCACCAGTCTGCCCGTGAAGGCCATCTGGGCGATTCCGGAAGATGTGCCCGACGACGTCTCGACGCAGCAGGTGCGTCAGCTCTCGAAGCTGCTCGAGATGAGCGAGTCGGATCTGCGTCGCAAATTCAATCAGGAAAAGAGCTTCGTCTACGTGAAGCGTCAGGTCCTGCCCGACGTCGCCAAGCAAGTCGCAGACCTCGACATCCCCGGCGTATATCAGCGCAAGGAGTACAAGCGCTTCTATCCGGAAGGCGAGATCGCGGCGCACGTGGTGGGCTTCACGAACGTCGAAGATATCGGTCAGGAAGGCGTCGAGTTGTCGATGCAGAAAGATCTGGCCGCAACCCCGGGCAGCCGCCGGGTGATCAAGGATCGTCTGGGGCGCGTGGTCGAAGATATCGACATCCTCGCGCAACCGCGCGACGGCCACGACATTACGCTCTCGATCGACAGCAAGATCCAGTTCCTCGCCTACAGCGAACTCAAGGACGCCATGGAGCGCACCGGCGCGAAAGCCGCCAGCGCCGTGGTGCTGGACGTGCGCACGGGCGAGGTGCTCGCGCTGGCGAACCTGCCGACGTACAACCCCAACAACCGCACGAACCTGACGGGCGCGCAGCTTCGCAACCGCGTCATCACCGACACCTTCGAGCCCGGCTCCATCATGAAGCCGATCACCATCGCCGCTGCGATGGAAAACGGCTATGTGAAGCCGACGTCGACGGTCATGACCACGGGGCGCGCCAACTTCTTCGGTGCGAACATCACCGACACCCACGATTACGGCCTGCTCACGGTGGCCGGCGTCATTCAGAAGTCGAGCAACATCGGTACGGCGAAGATCGCGCTGCAGATGAAGCCGCAGGAAATGTGGGACATGTTTACCAGCGTCGGCCTGGGTCAGGCACCGAAGCTCGGTTTCCCGGGGGCGGTGGCGGGACGTCTGCGTCCGGCCAAGAGCTGGCGTCCGATCGAGCAGGCGACGATGGGTTACGGCTACGGGCTGTCGGCCTCGCTGATTCAACTGGCGCGTGCGTACACCGTCTTCGCTCACGACGGCGAATTGCTACCGATCTCTATCTATAAGACGGATGGCAGCGTCGTGAAGGGCACGCAAGTCATCTCGCCTGCGACTGCGCGCGAAGTGCGCAAGATGCTGGAGATGGTGACGTCGCCCGGTGGTACGGCCACGCGCGCTCAGGTGATCGGATATCGCGTGGGCGGCAAGACCGGCACGGCCTACAAGCAATCGGGCAAAGGCTACGACAAGAGCAAGTACCGCGCATCGTTCGTCGGCATGGCGCCGATGTCCGAGCCGCGCATTATCGTGGCCGTCACGCTTGACGAGCCGGGTCGCGGTTCGCACTACGGTGGCGTAGCCGCAGGTCCGGCATTCGCGTCGATCGTGGGCGGGACGTTGCGGGCATTGAACGTGGTGCCGGATTCGCCGGTGACGAAGCTCGTCGTGAGCGACAAAGTGGAGGAGAGCGAGCCATGGGCACCGTGA